In Terriglobales bacterium, a single genomic region encodes these proteins:
- a CDS encoding chemotaxis protein CheX has translation MRMELIQPFINAADAVLCETLQSPTRIADVSMDEETYRRKGVAAMIHIVGDIEGRVIFDLDTATATRIATYFSGGPVEASDDLVRDTVCELANQVIGNAVTTLNDQGMHFRVSPPSVHTAETGGQGAEDTETLVMCFDTPNGRVYMNISMRYHRRRRREAVAVV, from the coding sequence ATGCGCATGGAATTGATTCAACCTTTTATCAATGCTGCCGACGCGGTCTTGTGCGAAACGCTGCAGTCACCCACCAGGATCGCCGACGTCAGCATGGATGAGGAAACCTACCGCCGCAAGGGTGTGGCCGCCATGATCCATATTGTTGGCGATATTGAAGGACGCGTGATCTTTGATCTCGATACCGCCACCGCAACCAGAATTGCCACCTACTTTTCCGGCGGGCCCGTGGAGGCCTCTGATGATTTGGTGCGCGATACCGTATGTGAATTGGCCAACCAGGTCATCGGCAACGCCGTTACCACATTAAACGATCAGGGAATGCACTTCCGCGTCTCCCCTCCCAGCGTGCACACCGCAGAAACCGGCGGCCAGGGCGCCGAAGATACCGAAACCCTGGTCATGTGCTTCGACACCCCCAACGGCCGCGTCTACATGAATATCTCCATGCGCTACCACCGCCGCCGACGGCGGGAAGCCGTCGCGGTAGTGTGA